In the Puntigrus tetrazona isolate hp1 chromosome 19, ASM1883169v1, whole genome shotgun sequence genome, GACGCACTGTCTCCTTTGCGCCGTAAATAACGCTGATAGACGCCAGAGGAATATGACTTTCACACACCCGATTGATTTAACGTGACCTCTACTTTCTTAATGCTATTGGATGCCTATTTAACCAGATGAAGGCTCAGATTGTCCCGTACGCTTGCGCATTAATTCCCCATTCATCATCATTAGGCAGCGCGCGGTCCATTCACGCCTCGCTCTGCCTGCCGTAAATTAGAACGTAAACAGGCTTTTAAACAGTCGCCGCCTTGAGATGCGCTCTAACTGACAGATGCGCGGATCCGCCCCAGCCTGCGGAGTATCGTCCctccagaaaaaaaggaaacgaGATGTCAAATCTCATTCTCAAAATACAGTCTTTACCGCTGTTTTTGTTTCGCTGTTGGTGTGTCGCGTGATCGTGGCCAGAAACGCGCTTTTGGGTTTCTAGATAACGGACACGCGTGCCAAATACGCACGCGGTCACATCAAAGAACCGACTGTACGGCTGCATTATGATTCTGCTACCAGTCACTGAAAATAAGCTACATGAACTGACATGGATTTCTTTTTAACGCAGCGCTCATTGATGCAGGTGCACTGGCGTTGGGTACGAGCGAAATGTCACACTTCGAGCGAGCCTGGATTTATTAGACGGCGACGAACTATCGGCCCCATAtggttttttttagatttttctttcttttatttttaattgtcaatTTAGTCGCCGGCCGTTTCTCGTAGGCTACCTTCGCCGTAGGTAATTTAATGTAACAACCGTACATAAATCCGTCTTTGAGTTAACTGCTCCGGTTTAAATGGCATATTATTCCaaacatatgcattttaatcaaCTTGGTCACACTTACAAGAACCGCTTCTAATAAGGCCATCAATCACGCGCGCAACCGGGACCTTCTGGCGCGGGCTCGCGCGCGTGGGAGGAGGTGAATTATTTGGGCAGCGATCACTAGcaattgttgacattttgttTGTAAAGCAGAAGATGAAAAGAACaattaaacatcaaaacacCTCGATTCAACGattcaaaaaacatcttaataaaTAGGCCTGTAGTTTAAACTGACTGTAGCCTACTTGATAAAGCACGTGCGCGGGTAATTATTAGTCTGCTAACGCGTAAagattataatttgttttttgttatttttccgCAGCAGATAGACTAGCTTTAATTACAATAAGTTATGGTCATATTTTTGGGTTGTCTGCTGTTTTTCGTAGTGGGAGTCTTTTTTATtatctcattttaatattctagtTTGTGCTTTGGCGGTCGACTTCTGACGGTTAGACGCAATATCAAGCCTTCTCTATTATGTCCAGAAAGCTTCAATTTGCCGCTCCAGGTGCCACAATTACGCGGACAACCCAGCTAATTAACGTGAGTTGATTGGTGAGGTGGAGGCATCATCGATCTTTTTGCATTCCAATATCTCCACAAGACATTTCATTCCAATCTTTCTATTAACAGCGCGGGAATATGGCTCCTACTGGGCGTCCGGGGACTACTTAACAGCTCGTTCAGATCAAGAGGTCCAGTTATGGCCAAGTTATTAGATCATTTCAGTGTTTGAGAAGAAAATAATAGAGGCCGTATAAGAGAGAAAGGTGACAACGCACTGTAAATTTTAAGCAATGCGTGGTGTCATGTTGAAGATTGCTGCTGTCGTACTTTTATTGCCAAAGCCTATGTCGGCTTTTATTAATATTCGTTCTCAGATTCTTTTGCCGTTTGTTTGTCTTCCAGAGATCCTAGTATAGATACATAGCAATATACAGGCTTGCAGAATAGATCAAATCGATCTACATATAGTCGAGAATATAGCTTAGTGTTTCATCACTAAAATATGTTATACCATATTGTTTCGAGAATAAAGATTAGTCAGTCTAcgttgttcttttgaaatagtttattattaaattgaatttaatcaGAGCACTACTGACCCATTTTCGCGCATTTTCCAAAACCTGAAATCAACCTATATAACTGAGCAGAATAGGAACGCgtaaactgtacatttaaaaaaacttgatgCAGGAGCTGAactcaaaatacataaatgtaaaaaacattgcggtcaataaatcaataaataatgccGTGTCTGAGGATGTCCATAAATATTAGCGTCGTTTATGCTTGATTTATCATTTTAgtcgtgtgtgtttatatgtattgtGTGTCTCGGTGTGAAGGTGAAGCCAACAGCAAGGCCGGGGAGAAAGATGGTACGGGATGGGGGTATTCAGCTGACGGTATGCGGGTGAGACAGGCATCTCTGGCTTGCCCCAATTTGCCGCATGTGATTGTCCAATGGATCTCTAGCGCATGTTCTCCCGTCAAGCCAGCAAGCCTCGCATGGAGCTTCTTAATCCGCTCCCCTGGCGCCTTGTTACCGGTTTGGCAGACAAGTCTCTGAGCGTGCAGCATTATCATTAATTCAACATTCAAAATTTCTCCCTTCCGAATACATCACTCCTTAATTTCCCTCGCATCTGCACATTTCGGTGCGCTACCGGGACCGGGTGTTCGTGGAGGAGGAATAATGAGCCAACCGTGCTCGGTTAACAAATCCCCTTGTTAAAAAGCTAGATGAAAAACATCGTTTTAATGTGAAAGAAACTGCATGTGGGTCAATTTGTGTGGGTATGAAAGAGTATAAATTATGATAGATTTTTTGCGCTACCCTccagtcatttttacaaatacatttccacatttttgtttataggGTGTAGcctacttaaaatgtatttgagttAATATGATATCTCTGTCATCAATATCTATTTTCTCCGAAGATTATTTAAAAGTCCGTGGCCCGACAGTGTATGAGTAGACTCCGTCTGCGCAACGTGTCGTTTCTCAACCGACACGAAAACATCCACAGTTTCGAAACGTAACTAAAGCAGATCGCCGTTGTGTGCAAGCTGCTTTGAGTAGTTCATGCGATGACTTATTAAATACTGCCAAAGTGCCCGAAGCTGATCCGGATAGTACCCGAAGAAACCGCAGCCTTCTGCCGTCTTCTTATCTGGTCAGTGGCACTTCTTCCCTCTGGTCCAAAGACACTGAAGACGATTTGCTGATGACTGCTGGCGAGAACGTGAGGAAGGCCTCGGTCCTGGTCGTGGGCGAACAGGAGAAGTCTGCGTTGTTGGGCCTATGGGGTAGCCCGTTTGACTGACTGGCTGCGTGACAAGCAAGGCAAGAGCACGGGCTTCCCCCGGGACCGAGCCCATGACCCGGGCTAGGGTACAGTGACGGGTGTCTGAAGGCGCACAGCAGCTCAGGACGCGGGTATGGATGCGACAGCACCCGAAAACTGTCCAGCGAGCGCAGAGGATTGGAGAACGGACCCCCGGTGGCAGAGGCTGAACCTGCAGCCACGCCGCTGAGTGGAGAGTAGTACGGTAGAGGAAGGTGAGACTGAAACGGATAGGGCAGGCTGCCGGTCGCTGCAGCGTGGCTCATCATATAGGTGTAAAAGGCGGGGTCGGCAGGATGCGGCCAGGTCATAGCCAACCGCTGTCTCTTGTCCTTCATGCGACGGTTCTGAAACCAAACCTGTGGCCGAAAGTAGAAAAGTAAGCATAAGGTAATATAATGATGGCTGAGGCCTAGTGCATTTAGTCAGTAGCCTATCTGAGCAATAAACCAAGATAAATCGTGCCAGAATTAAATAATAAGCGATCAGATGCATTTTAgagaattgttttattaatcgCATCGTATTATGAGCCTGCTCGTATTGATTGATGGAGGGGTTATTTTCATGCCCGTAGTAGCTGGATGGTGATCTATCAGACCACCTTATAAGTATCTACAAATGAACGTAACGTAGGATCGGAGGCGCAGCGCATTACCTTTATTGTCGTTTCCGGTAGATTTAAGGCAGCGGCCAACTCGCACCTACGAGGCCTGGACACGTAGTTTTCACGGTAAAACTCTTTCTCCAGCCTTGCTATCTGCTCCCTCGTGAATGCTGTTCGATACCTTCGCATCTGGTCAGAGCCATAGTTGAGAGCACCGGGGCCTGATCCCATCTTATTGTCCACACCGACGTCTCTACCGTGGTTCGGCGAGCCCATCGCCAGTCCTTAcaggaaacaacaaaaaaaaacattcgtGACATTTTAGGACATACATCGCAGGGTCACTGCTACCGATTTATTATTATAGCGTTCATACTGTATTGCTCGCTAATTAAtttcgatatatatatatatatatatatatatatatatatatatatatatatatatatatatatatatattattactactgAGAAAATAATAGCTAGTGCAAAAACAATAAGCTCAGAGATAGACTGTATGTTTAAATAGCTTTTCTCCATCTGTGTCCATTTGAGAGAAACCTATTAAAACATGCTCTCCCAGTTTCTgaaaacactattattatttccaaaatatagCCTAAACAAATAATTTGCTTTGATAATAAATTTCATTGAACTAATGTGCACGTCCGAGGAAAATGATTTGAATATTTCCCTTTGTTGATGTTTGCATTCTTTATGATTCATTTACTTTTCTTCACTCTAAATAATACCTTTAATTCTAAATAAGAAAAGGTACAGTCCGTGGCTAAGCATTTAAAAGTACTGTATTATTATGCTAGTTGAATTCAAACGTATTTACAATGACCGCTGTTTTTGTAATAAGCCAGCAGTTTCACAAcgacgacaaaaaaaaaaggttattgagATGTTAAAAATGGCTTGACAACTTGTTAAAGTCTGGACAACACCCCAGATGCGAGGTGGCCTCGTAATTGACtcgttaatttaaaaaaagcttgcaATAACGTAACAGGGGCTGACCATTGAACGTTCTCGCAATCAGTGGGCTACACGGCAGATCGATTAAACGTGCTCGCTTCTGTACTTGCACTCGTTTTAGGAACGGggagaaaataagaaaacataaatacaaataataataatatacgaGCCGCAGTTTTTACCTTGTCCACTCGGGTAATCCATGCTCTCCGGGGTACAGCTGACATCTATTTCCTCATAGAGGTCTGATTCCGCGTCTGAGCTGCTGGCATCTTTGTTGGGGATGTCTGACAGGTCTCTGTCCGGCGCGGAGGGCTTGCTAGCAAGTGTCACGTCTCCGTACTTCGCGCTACGCTGTCCCATTGTCGCGTCATCCGCCAGGTTTTGCGAATAAAGCACGGGGCTTAGTCTGTTCTGGTTAAGCTGTTTGTCCGGTAGCTTGCGCGTGGGCTCTCCGGTCGCCTCTATCGAATTGGAGACGGCTTTGGCAGACAGTATGCCAACCTGACCGCCCTCGGCGCGCATCAGCGTGTCCTTAGCGCTGTCCATAACCGTTAGACAGAGAGCAGAGTGCCAGATCTCCCGGAGCTTGCTGAGACAGTTCGGAGCGGCAAACGCAGACGAGAAGCTGTGCGATGCGAGCGCTCGAGAGTGCTGCACGAACTCTGGGAGGGATCACCATtgccctctctctcctcacGCGCTGTCATTCTTAATAGGGCAGTCGTCATAATAGAAGGCTCAGTGACGCCACGCGTCGATTTAGAGCGAATAAACAGCGGGAGAGTAGTCTAGCAGAGACTAGAGGTGAATTCAAGGCTATAACACAAAACATCACCAACGGCGCATCTAAATACGCCTAACAGAAGCATGTCAGATGCACTAACTtcaacattttacacatttacgtTACGGgataattacactttttatacaATGTTCGTGTGTTTTCCTTCTTCTCACTGCTTCTTTACTTATTTAACCGATGCCGGTACTCTCAATAATAACCAGAATGTCAGTATCACTTCTGCTTCACTGAACTCACATTATTTGGTTAAATAATATTCGCACGTAAGAGAAGGAAAACggttgatgggtttttttttttgatggctggaaaaaaaactaatgtccATTAACGAGGGCAGTCAAGGTTTGAATAATGTGATAGAACGCGGATATGGTCAAACCCTATCTATTATCTCCCTGTCTTGAGCCCACTTGGATAAGAAGGAGTCATAATGGCAGCCTTTCGGAATATATTAGCACATGTTCTTCGCCGATCGACACAGTCAGCGCGCGTTAGAAGACGTCAGACTGAACGGGAATATATTTCAAAGATGAGGAGGGCTGTCTCTCCGCCGGCGGCGTAATTTGAAGTGTACAAGTTCCATCCTTTCTTCTTTCAGCGCAACCGTCTCGGTCACGCTCTCTTCCCTTCGCTCTTTCTTCCCGCCCTAACTCGATCTTCCAAAGTGGTGTCAAGTAAAGTGCAAAAAGGTCAGGTCCCCGTGACCAAGAGTGAGAATAACAGGctatttgacatttaattagaTTTGTTTGAGCCGCGCCAACAATGCATATGCCCTCACCGACCCGCTGGCGCGAGGCAGTTGTCCGGTTTCATTTTCTGGAACATGCTTCAATTTGAACTTTCCAGGATTCGTTCGTGCAGATATCAAACGAATCACaatcaaagtaataaaataatgatggaACAGATGAAATATCGTTCTTTAGATTCTCCCCAGTATTACAAAACGCAAAAGACGTTGTTACCTGACCTTAGTTGTGCgtgttttctttataaaagttatatttgACATGATTAATTAGCTCTGTCTGtcttgttgtgtttatttatttatttgcagataTGCTTACGGTTTTACGTTAATTTCTTATACAGTTGGAAGCAGCGGACTGAAATGGACAAAGTTGAAAATCTCGCCCATTGACAAAACCAACACTTTAATGATGGTAAGGCTTACGAGTTTCGGGCTCCAGGAGACGAGTCTGTTAGGTATATTATAACATACGCAAAGATAACCCGGCGCACTGCTTGCTTTTAGGGAGGAGGCCGCTCCCTCCTCCGCTTTGATGTCGGAGTTCAGGCAGTAAAAATTCACAACAAGCTGTGATGAAGTTCAATAGCTTTAAAGAATATAGCCTCGGGAGGTTTTAACTTGATATTACTTCTCAACCCAAATAGCTTTCATCGTTTCTGGTGGCGTAATATAGCCCGTTACAAGTGCTTGGCTTTTCCTCATAACCGCACTTAACAACGCCGATGATGCGCCACAGAGGCAGCAATAGGATCATAACCTACTTGGATGTAATTAGTTCGACTTCTTTATCTAAATTGAACGCTAACCGCCGTCTCTCCGAAAAGCGAGTAGATAAGTGTTTTCATTAagatgcaatatttaattttaattgggCTACGTTCGTTAAAACAGTTAGGCTAGTTAAAATTGGTGGTCAGACAGCAAGGGCtaattattagaatatttttatttatttgtatattattggAATGCTTcaagataatgttttttttgcgtTTAAAAGACTTTGTTGAAACGGTGGTTATTGTCTTATAGGCCTGCATCATGTGCATAGGCTACATGTGCCTGCATCGCTGCCATCTTCTCATTCCCCATCAGTCCGTTCGTCCGTGTTCTCTCGTTCAGCGCACGGGAAATCCGGGGACGTTTCACGAGCGCTTTTACGCGTAACCTCCTCGAGCGGACGGGACGCGCGCGCGGAGAGTGACGTCAGACGCTCTGTCCGCGTGGCCGCTGTGACACGATCATCAAAGCTGTCCTCGCGCGCCCTCGTCTGTTGGAAAAAAtaagagctctctctctctctctctctctctctctctctcgctctcagtGGTCAATTTTGGTGTTGCTTGTCGACGAGAACATTCGACGAGAACCCGTGGGATGtcataatacatttaaagtaaacgTACGGTGCAAATAAAAAGTGATGTTAGCAAATGAAATATCGCACAAAACGTAAAGTTAGTTACAGCGCAGCGCTAGCCACCCCGTATTAGTCCTACAGGGTCCTGGTTGCGAAGATGTGCGAATTTAAACTAAGtaggtaaaaataataattaaaattagaaatattaagTGTGCAAGTAATTCTGATTCGTTCTAGTAAACTTTCATTTAATGATTGTATTTTAATGAGCATAAACGTGAGTTGGGGAGACGgattagatttatattttgtcaGGCAGACACAGAATATTACAAAGCAGTGGTTGCATGAAGGTTGTCGTATGTGTAGTGTATCTTGAACATTCACAGAATGTCCCTGTGTTTTATAGATGTTGTCAGAAAAATAGGTTTACGTCTTCTGGGTTGCTTGTGGCAGACAGGTTTAACGTCTTTGTAAAGGTGACTTAATTTTCCTGTGACCTTATTGTTGTGTTTCACAACGGGTGAcctcattttgttttcatttttgttgtaatatGTAATTCTCATTTGTTGGGGGTTAGGTGTTAAGGAAACATTAGAACTTAAACTAGTTGTCAGAAGGTGATTAATTCCTTAGGGACTGTGGTTTTGTCATGTTTCTTGGTCTTTTCTGGATCCCTTACGCATcaatacatctttttttctctctttaataCTGCGCTGATACTTCGGTACACTTGGTATTTCAATAAGAAATGCTGTCTAATCTATGAGATACAACAGTGAGAGATAAAATGCGTAGATTTCGGAACAATTCTAATTGCTAACAaaccaatcagattttattttagccaAATCGGTACGTTCGGGCTCACAAATGCGGAGCCTCGTTCGCCTTCCTTGTGTCTTATTTCGTGTACATTCCTACACAGCCAGTAAACCTTTTTGTGGGCGGTCCTTTCAGGCGTCCTTGAACTTTAAACAATCATATATTTGTCGTTCTCTCCTGGAAAGCGCAGGCACGTTTACTGCATCCTGTGCATTTCTTGCACAGTCACGTCTTTAAATTAAACGGGCAATTTCGCTATATCGATTAGTTCGTGGGCTGGACCTCCTTGAATAGTCTATATTTCGTTTATATATAACTCCCACActcatatacaaaaaaaaaaaacacctcataATAATCACCACGAAGTATCTGATTATGATACTCTGGTTCTTTAATTACGCCTGGCTTCCTTGTccgacactttttttttctcgagcGAAAGAAATTTCAGCAGTTTTTTCTATGAGAAGCGCGTCTATGTAAGTTTCccgttttattttgtgtgttcccgactgtacatttttttacatgaatcTGCATAAAAACGTCCTATCGCATGCAGGCCCGCGAATCGTTGCAAACTACCTAACTGTTATCAGAAAAACGTTGAAGAGATGACAAATTATATCACTTCCAGTGCCACCACGCAACATTTTCCTATAGGCTTGAGTGCTTCCTCTCTGGTTAACAGGGTTGATTTAGTTCATATTTTCTTCGTAGAATAGCATCTCTATACGTGATCTCTAGTTTATTGTGGTTTCTTGTTGACACATTTTTTCCTTGTCAGGTTTAGTGGGATTAAGTAACATAATAGACTCATAAGATGTTGCGGTTTCCGTAATTCGGGTGTGAGGGCAGATCGGAGGGGAATGTAAGGCCTAGTCCCTCGTCGATTGCACCAGATCCGCCCATAGTGCTTTACCAAACTTCCGCTCGAGGTTTAACAGCTGTGCCCAACTTGAACTTGACCATGGCGAGCGCAGAAAGTCGTCGCCACCTCCCCGTTTTAAAAGATTCAGAGGGACATTTTCCACTTAATATGCGGCCAGTGTTAGCAGAAATgtgcattaatttaataacGTACTCTCTAAGCAGAAACATTGCACAAAAGGCACATCGTGTCAAAAGAGTGCCCAACGTACCGCTTATGTTACTTGGAGCAGTAGAATTTTGGGTTTCAATATTTGGGCTCACAATATCCggtcttaaatatttttagcgCCTAATGTCACGGACTTCGTATTTAACAAACGCTTTGAATCCGTGTTTCACCCAAACGctaactaaatgttttatgaatgtattttggataaataaaaagacGAATCGAATTAGTTTTACAGAAGCGTGTTTAAAATGCTGATCAAGGCCTTCTTTGAATTTTGACTCCTTTACAGACGACGGTTAACGACGAACGAGTATCAAACTGAAATTTCGTcgatttttattcatattgatTCACTAGAATCAGTCGCAATCACTAGAAGGGTTTACCTTTAAACATCGCCGGAATTTCTGCATGCAAAAGCACAAGCTACGGTGTCCCTGGAGGCAATTGCAGATACATGCGTgtatatgtatgaatgtatgcatatacgaattaatgttctttttactttaaattagaTAAAATGGCTattatattagcttttttttgcattattaccGTTCATTAATTCGTTTTACTCGTTTTACTCTTTGTAATCGTTATACTATTTGTACATGGGCAACAAAGCAACTCGTACTAAAGGCAGCATCTTTATATATCGaggaaatactttttttatctCATGAAAATGAACCATtatctgactttttttgttgttgttttaaccaAACacttaaatgatcatttagTGAAATTTAGtcaattgtttaattttgtatatataaaatgaatgcatatacaaaaaaacaaaggttAAAGTGCCGATGATGTTCGGAGCCCAGTTCTCTAAGAAATGCACTTTACTTTCCAGTATGTGCCTCGCGCAtcttcaatattaaaaataatttgtgattttatcATTTTCCCCCCCAGTGCACGGCCTTATTCGCTATCGCTAAATATGTTGTTTGCCGTTATGCtcgttatttttatattaattatttaaaataattctttttttttaaattcatgttaaaaatattcTATCAAAATATTTTGGTTTCGCAGTGCAAATTACCTATTCGGTATTGTTGATGAAGACTGTGTTGGATAACCAACAAATATCACAAAACATGTCTAATGTGTCTTTCAGTactaagcaaattaaaaaaaaatctagctaAACCATCATTTCAGTTTACAGCGTGAAATTttagtactatatatatatatatatatatatatatatatatatatatatatatatatatatatatatatatatatccactaATGTAACCCGCGCTGTATGTTTCTCTGGgcaaaatgcttaattttaattttctaatgcACAATTTTGGTGAAATTCTGCAGATTATGGTTCAAACATCGTCCTCTGCGGACAATAGATGCGTTCGCTTTTAATTTTGCCATTG is a window encoding:
- the evx1 gene encoding homeobox even-skipped homolog protein 1, encoding MDSAKDTLMRAEGGQVGILSAKAVSNSIEATGEPTRKLPDKQLNQNRLSPVLYSQNLADDATMGQRSAKYGDVTLASKPSAPDRDLSDIPNKDASSSDAESDLYEEIDVSCTPESMDYPSGQGLAMGSPNHGRDVGVDNKMGSGPGALNYGSDQMRRYRTAFTREQIARLEKEFYRENYVSRPRRCELAAALNLPETTIKVWFQNRRMKDKRQRLAMTWPHPADPAFYTYMMSHAAATGSLPYPFQSHLPLPYYSPLSGVAAGSASATGGPFSNPLRSLDSFRVLSHPYPRPELLCAFRHPSLYPSPGHGLGPGGSPCSCLACHAASQSNGLPHRPNNADFSCSPTTRTEAFLTFSPAVISKSSSVSLDQREEVPLTR